In one Pseudomonas sp. R84 genomic region, the following are encoded:
- a CDS encoding TcdA/TcdB pore-forming domain-containing protein — protein MQNINKLETVEVNFENVINLVDLQQALLPYEGFPVYEEVMRYYDACLERTGSSRLLEPVRLLRQTLEPLRQGKRSKRGVGSSTARADETEPNVSDIYDKVESFESLVQYSAGLVNTPATEVPRVVHFVWVGGGIGAIQRDYLNVWKQVLAEHGYTFNLWYDSDALLAYQTNKLIVEAAKADALNQVAGKTVSENELASLFEARAIVLKQQMAAHINAAVARGELADDARIDLLTRAYGQDANVLEALKSRNRESIEVQLGDGFQLRDLDGSDRLIQLQGIYEQETRLRGNLAAASDVVRAEVLYGEGGSYADVDNLPPLRKSIGDTDISAFTDPQRLGVLQLLLDKNPHWMPGRAAMRSSYGNHVDNIPQASRSALEAFAQSQPAMRQVFELPADRLVRPFAVRAVAQNSSINNAFLMAHPRAAMLQTIIGRIRFNYEVVNDAIRRAAQQRIALIDSTSMQPLAEEFIASRWGPLIDLSSERSISADYLAYSAARYFSDGIRPQSESTVYLSGPRAVRDGMDDFGRIHLTEHDGQILRDDASIAPRVSVNRVTEEELDHSWKENENDAVKWVSGEQERWQKGQYRTRYSGDMAELLKGSAIEFEQGWPLIEGRAVLLSSVLQGLIDGLGEPFIKAMQEQHSGVINFEAALPLSFGDRQLIKQQAHNALPPVFLGDARIQELGLDEVLVAMGNGELDVLHLTPLQRLSLGVLLGMDSLHSINFEKYSVELDNLVNSFHKLGVSSRYAAIERQLYQLKAPAFLSGLNFAAVESEASPASALSLKKAALMKAYTQQQWGRCAAQIQQVATKEHRLLVGEKLDQVLSEFDSESRSVKLVPQDLMLNGIGETIGGRCYPLALVMSAALTEGGLASHRLRERFYLAALEPQQSDSIAFGLALEELRGTALSEVGTPFGHADLKQVGAALESHTGTRTMMLNSENHSMLVAKTVVGNVATYHFYDPNFGLFEFESAAQLQRALEHFFVRQKMADYYAAYAGENGPRFDLVELHGDQISALHLSSGFEVAKLLGPDSLPKQPPGKIRQRLDSAHGRSLMENSHLGASLLGLDSHWWGQQIASATAALQELHTGVTPLVPLFETLQVTSQGHYQLSLVDPANPEHVVEVVSDDYRLLRIKHWLSEQFSTLARKPQQSAGVPDPTEAGSVHTLNAGFTIQALMNALRNREGDGRTLTMAVRLHAYLNYAQLLHGNVVDVVGLIRLVRTALNEVKIIARTTSSVVGEALGHTANEGVGAVLGLANVGFDIYQLGNAQDGVEQAQFGTQLAFDSASLALTAGGIGAALTGASTAAAVLGGAGVILGGLAVGVAALAQGFAVIARDAQGVGNFFADMEEAYRGVGYHFDSEFDAWIANPALIIKRIDLGAGTVSLDSPKLYPLRNHFGVADFDADYSRAIDIRSQLKLPDRIGFTPPVAQPIVLPCTPQTCYGYEYQALPFANLRHDRGFDTARRLEQKKPDGDWLFLFSFYSFPSHYIVRRLLPDYRDTLIEVQLDGIERTLVMPSLPDVWKGKLTYRITGSGNACALTLSRGGNVELHTQSLQASRWQLHATWANEADIRIEATSELYIGDVQVKLGEGAHEVMIGTADGQMFGIDWARRQLTILEQRAPFGLNEQALLEHYKSLAQEHRLTLAYTPIRDWLIPFESPHQPRYVRAWYDAQEDRFLYIRNERAGETDSAQLALVSGGFAWFCVPDSYDIWQVDAITGLLKNRYRLLLAEGKSTIGDLQADEQGTIHFVQTVVGATGTQLFGYLIHDGQLLLSSVTYEQNRELQAKVFADKTLKDWSVVLGTYLTPRAVSAVDGFSTLDWQPAPYVSVCWAFDPDKRDLVWVRSRDRLLIHPLPLPRHARGWHDSIKNLSDMVLLPMADESDLYFIYNRLDQTLCRLQMTAQEGLVQWSHRWVEPEGLKQVMAVENGYLVLDDQGRFFNLTMSGELQLGGVGEQWLKDHSHWWQALEPLARRYSMDSFAIIGLKNATGDGYLNAWYINDHLLLCDLGRDKSVRLLGVTPDNRSGWLFDLASGAIWSQELVEPQSLVDAFDEGAQLLHTDGLPTPGQDWADWRFAEVSIEGAGLTGTTVDGVSLRLSYLEPEVITGVSQDWVNAQHEPLVERLQTLLSDVDHETFVLVESAPGSLQWYDSQSARLIKLADKMLPTEPVLLGTQQRSNVLLHDRREGGLNVYPGRRSIGTFDYLERNAQVLTVEGSNRLDDLLPLIPDDVTTLILRMGQGHVTCRLSKAAWLKLDSLIIDCRHALGEVPAVPGKLIWDFDSPHKLLFEIVGEHLLIVDPDTEHSLIFRDVCSADSALRGEVYLAFKDQQSHAISTWVRRLQARTERSARVTMQTLLAKPYFAD, from the coding sequence GTGCAGAACATCAATAAGCTTGAAACTGTTGAAGTCAATTTCGAAAACGTTATAAATCTCGTAGACCTCCAGCAGGCTTTGTTGCCTTATGAGGGTTTCCCGGTTTACGAAGAGGTCATGCGTTATTACGATGCATGCCTGGAAAGAACGGGCTCATCAAGGTTGCTGGAGCCGGTAAGACTGTTGCGCCAGACACTGGAACCCCTGCGCCAAGGCAAGCGGAGCAAGCGTGGTGTGGGCTCGTCAACGGCCCGCGCGGATGAAACAGAACCGAATGTTTCAGATATTTATGACAAGGTCGAGAGTTTCGAATCTCTCGTTCAGTACAGTGCTGGGCTGGTCAATACCCCAGCGACGGAAGTCCCCAGGGTTGTGCACTTTGTATGGGTCGGTGGTGGTATCGGTGCCATTCAGCGAGATTATCTGAATGTGTGGAAACAGGTGCTTGCCGAGCACGGCTATACGTTCAATCTCTGGTACGACAGCGATGCACTGCTCGCATATCAAACCAACAAACTGATTGTTGAAGCTGCCAAGGCAGATGCTCTAAACCAGGTGGCTGGGAAAACCGTTTCCGAAAATGAACTGGCTTCTCTTTTTGAAGCTCGGGCAATTGTTTTGAAACAACAAATGGCGGCGCATATCAATGCAGCGGTCGCCAGAGGTGAGTTGGCTGATGATGCCCGGATTGATTTACTGACTCGCGCTTATGGTCAGGATGCCAACGTCCTGGAAGCGCTTAAGTCACGAAACCGCGAGAGCATAGAAGTGCAACTCGGTGATGGTTTTCAGTTACGTGATCTTGATGGCAGTGACAGGCTTATACAGTTGCAAGGTATTTACGAGCAGGAAACTCGCCTGCGCGGCAATCTCGCGGCAGCGTCTGATGTCGTTCGTGCCGAGGTCCTGTATGGCGAAGGCGGGAGCTATGCCGACGTCGATAATTTGCCGCCATTGCGTAAGAGTATCGGTGATACGGACATCAGCGCCTTTACCGATCCCCAGCGTTTGGGCGTATTGCAGCTCTTGCTCGACAAAAATCCGCACTGGATGCCAGGACGCGCGGCGATGCGTAGCAGTTATGGCAATCATGTCGACAACATCCCTCAGGCATCTCGCTCGGCGCTTGAGGCGTTTGCTCAAAGCCAGCCCGCCATGAGGCAAGTCTTCGAGCTTCCGGCAGATCGTCTGGTACGGCCGTTCGCTGTGCGGGCCGTGGCTCAGAACAGTTCGATCAATAACGCGTTTCTGATGGCTCATCCTCGCGCGGCAATGCTGCAAACCATTATTGGGCGCATTCGATTCAACTATGAGGTGGTCAATGACGCTATTCGCCGGGCAGCACAACAAAGAATAGCGTTGATCGATTCGACGAGTATGCAGCCATTGGCTGAAGAGTTTATTGCGAGCCGTTGGGGGCCTTTGATTGACCTGTCTTCAGAGCGTTCCATTTCTGCAGATTATCTGGCCTATTCGGCTGCGCGCTACTTCAGTGATGGTATTCGTCCGCAAAGCGAGAGCACCGTCTACCTCAGTGGCCCCCGTGCTGTCCGTGACGGCATGGACGATTTCGGGCGAATTCACCTGACCGAGCATGACGGGCAAATCCTTCGCGATGACGCATCCATTGCTCCGCGAGTCAGCGTTAATCGCGTCACGGAGGAGGAACTGGATCACTCCTGGAAAGAAAATGAGAATGATGCCGTGAAGTGGGTCAGCGGCGAGCAAGAGCGCTGGCAAAAGGGCCAGTACCGCACGCGCTACAGCGGTGATATGGCCGAGCTGCTCAAGGGCTCGGCCATCGAGTTCGAACAGGGCTGGCCATTGATCGAGGGAAGAGCGGTTCTGCTCTCCAGTGTATTGCAAGGTCTGATCGATGGACTCGGCGAGCCATTCATCAAGGCGATGCAGGAGCAGCACAGCGGTGTAATCAACTTTGAAGCCGCGCTGCCGCTGAGCTTTGGCGATCGTCAGTTGATCAAACAACAAGCCCACAATGCACTGCCTCCGGTGTTTCTTGGCGATGCACGGATTCAGGAACTGGGGCTGGACGAAGTATTGGTGGCAATGGGCAATGGCGAACTGGATGTTCTCCATCTCACGCCATTGCAGCGATTGTCACTCGGTGTTCTGTTGGGAATGGACTCACTGCACAGCATTAATTTCGAGAAATACAGCGTCGAACTCGACAACCTGGTCAACAGCTTTCACAAACTGGGGGTGTCGAGTCGTTACGCGGCGATTGAGCGACAGCTTTATCAACTCAAGGCTCCGGCATTTCTGAGTGGTCTGAATTTCGCTGCTGTCGAGTCTGAAGCCTCGCCAGCCAGTGCGCTGAGTCTGAAAAAGGCTGCACTGATGAAGGCGTATACCCAGCAGCAGTGGGGGCGATGTGCGGCGCAGATTCAGCAGGTCGCCACCAAGGAGCATCGTCTCCTGGTCGGCGAGAAACTGGACCAGGTACTCAGTGAATTCGATAGCGAATCCCGCAGCGTCAAACTGGTGCCTCAGGATTTGATGCTCAACGGTATCGGCGAGACGATTGGAGGACGTTGTTATCCATTGGCGTTGGTGATGAGCGCAGCCTTGACCGAAGGCGGGCTGGCCTCTCATCGATTGCGTGAGCGCTTTTATCTGGCGGCTCTTGAGCCGCAGCAAAGTGATTCGATCGCTTTTGGGCTCGCACTGGAAGAGCTTCGTGGTACTGCGTTGAGTGAAGTCGGCACACCGTTTGGCCACGCCGATCTGAAGCAGGTCGGCGCCGCTCTGGAGAGTCACACCGGTACTCGCACGATGATGCTCAACTCCGAAAACCATTCGATGCTGGTGGCGAAAACTGTAGTGGGTAACGTGGCGACTTACCATTTTTATGACCCCAATTTCGGTCTGTTCGAGTTCGAAAGCGCCGCCCAGTTACAACGTGCGCTCGAGCACTTTTTCGTACGTCAGAAAATGGCCGACTATTACGCAGCGTACGCTGGCGAAAACGGTCCTCGGTTCGATCTGGTGGAATTGCATGGCGATCAGATTTCGGCTTTGCACCTTTCAAGCGGTTTTGAGGTAGCAAAACTGCTCGGTCCGGATTCGCTGCCGAAGCAACCGCCTGGCAAGATTCGTCAGCGCCTTGACAGTGCGCATGGACGCTCGCTGATGGAAAACTCACACCTGGGGGCCAGTCTGTTGGGCCTGGACAGCCACTGGTGGGGACAGCAGATCGCCAGCGCCACGGCGGCGTTGCAAGAACTGCATACTGGGGTGACACCTTTGGTGCCATTGTTTGAAACCCTGCAGGTTACATCGCAGGGCCACTACCAACTGAGCCTGGTTGATCCCGCGAACCCCGAACACGTGGTCGAAGTGGTCAGCGATGACTACCGGCTGTTGCGCATCAAACACTGGTTGTCCGAGCAGTTTTCCACGCTGGCGCGCAAACCGCAGCAATCCGCCGGTGTGCCGGATCCGACCGAGGCTGGCAGCGTACACACGCTCAATGCCGGGTTTACGATTCAGGCTTTGATGAACGCGTTGCGCAATCGCGAAGGAGACGGACGCACATTGACCATGGCGGTACGTCTGCATGCTTACCTCAACTATGCGCAACTTTTGCATGGAAACGTGGTGGATGTGGTCGGCCTGATTCGACTGGTTCGCACCGCATTGAACGAGGTGAAGATCATTGCGCGCACCACTTCATCCGTCGTCGGTGAAGCCTTGGGGCATACGGCCAATGAAGGTGTCGGCGCCGTGTTGGGGCTGGCTAACGTCGGTTTTGATATTTATCAGCTTGGCAATGCACAGGATGGCGTTGAACAAGCGCAGTTCGGCACGCAACTGGCCTTCGACTCTGCCAGCCTCGCATTGACCGCAGGTGGCATCGGGGCCGCGTTGACTGGCGCGTCGACGGCCGCAGCGGTATTGGGTGGTGCCGGGGTGATCCTTGGCGGGCTGGCGGTAGGTGTCGCGGCGCTGGCCCAAGGCTTTGCTGTCATTGCTCGAGATGCGCAGGGCGTCGGCAACTTTTTCGCCGACATGGAGGAGGCTTATCGGGGTGTCGGGTATCACTTCGATTCTGAGTTCGATGCCTGGATTGCCAACCCCGCATTGATCATCAAGCGAATTGATCTGGGGGCGGGCACGGTGTCGCTCGACAGTCCGAAGCTATACCCGTTGCGCAATCACTTCGGCGTAGCGGACTTCGATGCCGACTATTCCCGGGCGATTGATATCCGCAGTCAGTTGAAGCTGCCTGACCGGATCGGATTCACCCCGCCTGTCGCGCAACCGATCGTACTGCCTTGCACCCCGCAGACCTGCTACGGCTATGAGTATCAGGCGCTACCGTTCGCCAATTTACGCCACGACCGCGGCTTTGACACGGCAAGGCGTCTGGAGCAAAAGAAGCCTGACGGTGACTGGTTGTTTCTGTTCTCGTTTTACTCTTTTCCCTCCCATTACATCGTGCGGCGCCTGTTGCCCGATTATCGCGATACGCTCATCGAGGTTCAGTTGGATGGTATTGAGCGCACGCTGGTGATGCCGTCATTGCCGGATGTCTGGAAGGGCAAACTGACGTACAGGATCACCGGGTCCGGCAATGCCTGCGCACTGACGCTCAGTCGCGGTGGCAACGTCGAGCTGCATACACAGAGTTTGCAAGCGAGCCGTTGGCAGTTACACGCCACATGGGCCAATGAAGCCGACATTCGAATTGAGGCAACGAGCGAGCTTTACATCGGTGATGTGCAAGTGAAGCTTGGCGAGGGGGCCCACGAGGTGATGATCGGTACAGCCGACGGACAGATGTTCGGCATTGACTGGGCCAGACGCCAGTTGACCATCCTCGAGCAACGCGCGCCGTTTGGGCTCAATGAACAAGCATTGCTCGAACATTACAAATCTTTGGCTCAGGAGCATCGTCTGACACTGGCCTATACGCCAATCAGGGATTGGTTGATTCCATTCGAGTCGCCACATCAGCCGCGTTATGTCAGGGCCTGGTATGACGCGCAGGAAGACCGCTTTCTGTACATCCGCAACGAGCGTGCGGGTGAAACCGACAGTGCACAGCTGGCGTTGGTGAGCGGTGGCTTCGCCTGGTTTTGTGTGCCGGACAGCTACGATATCTGGCAGGTGGATGCGATCACAGGATTGCTCAAGAATCGCTATCGCTTATTGCTGGCGGAGGGCAAAAGCACCATCGGTGACTTGCAAGCGGATGAGCAGGGCACGATTCACTTCGTGCAGACCGTGGTGGGTGCGACGGGGACTCAGCTGTTCGGTTATCTGATTCACGATGGCCAACTGCTGTTGAGCTCCGTCACCTACGAGCAGAATCGCGAGTTGCAGGCGAAGGTTTTCGCCGACAAGACGCTGAAGGACTGGTCAGTGGTGCTGGGCACGTACCTGACGCCCCGCGCCGTGTCGGCGGTGGATGGCTTTTCGACGCTTGACTGGCAGCCGGCACCGTATGTTTCGGTCTGTTGGGCATTCGATCCTGACAAGCGCGACCTGGTGTGGGTGCGCAGCCGTGACCGGCTTTTGATCCACCCGCTGCCTTTGCCCCGTCATGCCCGTGGCTGGCACGACTCGATCAAGAACCTGAGCGACATGGTGCTGTTGCCGATGGCGGACGAAAGCGATCTGTATTTCATCTACAACCGTCTCGATCAGACGCTCTGTCGTTTGCAAATGACCGCGCAAGAGGGGCTGGTGCAATGGTCGCACCGATGGGTTGAACCTGAGGGGCTGAAGCAGGTGATGGCTGTCGAAAATGGCTACCTGGTCCTGGACGATCAAGGCCGGTTCTTCAATCTGACAATGTCAGGAGAATTGCAGTTGGGTGGGGTCGGTGAGCAGTGGCTGAAGGATCACAGCCATTGGTGGCAGGCGCTGGAGCCGCTAGCCAGGCGCTATTCGATGGACAGTTTTGCCATCATCGGCTTAAAAAACGCCACGGGAGACGGTTACCTCAACGCTTGGTACATCAACGATCATTTGCTGCTGTGTGATCTTGGCCGCGACAAGTCTGTACGCCTGCTGGGCGTGACGCCGGACAACCGATCGGGCTGGTTGTTTGATCTGGCCAGCGGTGCAATCTGGAGCCAGGAACTGGTCGAGCCACAGTCGCTGGTCGATGCGTTTGATGAAGGCGCGCAGTTGCTGCATACGGACGGGTTGCCGACGCCCGGACAGGATTGGGCCGATTGGCGGTTTGCCGAAGTGTCCATCGAAGGCGCCGGGTTAACAGGAACGACGGTGGACGGTGTCTCGCTGAGGTTGAGTTACCTCGAGCCTGAAGTGATTACCGGTGTCAGTCAGGACTGGGTTAATGCGCAGCACGAGCCGTTGGTTGAGCGACTGCAAACGTTGCTGAGCGATGTGGATCATGAAACATTCGTACTCGTCGAGTCTGCGCCCGGCAGTTTGCAATGGTATGACTCGCAAAGCGCGAGACTGATAAAACTTGCCGACAAAATGCTGCCCACCGAACCCGTACTGCTGGGTACGCAGCAACGCTCGAATGTGCTGCTGCACGACCGGCGCGAGGGAGGCCTGAACGTCTATCCGGGACGAAGAAGCATTGGTACGTTTGACTACCTGGAGCGAAACGCTCAGGTACTGACCGTTGAGGGAAGCAACAGGCTGGATGATCTGCTGCCTTTGATCCCCGATGACGTGACGACCCTGATTCTGCGAATGGGTCAGGGTCATGTGACTTGCCGGTTGTCGAAAGCCGCCTGGCTGAAGCTGGATTCGTTGATCATCGACTGTCGGCATGCGCTGGGCGAAGTACCGGCAGTACCGGGAAAGCTGATCTGGGATTTCGATTCGCCGCACAAGCTGTTGTTCGAGATCGTCGGGGAGCATTTGTTGATCGTCGATCCTGATACGGAACACAGCCTGATCTTTCGTGATGTGTGCTCCGCTGACTCCGCCTTGCGCGGAGAAGTGTATCTGGCCTTCAAGGACCAGCAATCACATGCGATATCGACGTGGGTGCGGCGATTGCAGGCGCGAACCGAACGCAGCGCTCGGGTGACGATGCAGACGCTATTGGCAAAACCGTATTTCGCGGACTGA
- a CDS encoding MarC family protein — MLHVLFSVYLKMLVLYSPFFVLSCFISLTRGYSRKEQRRLAWKVALATLVSSVLLYLFGRVIFDVFGITVDAFRIGAGSVLFISALGMAQGKPAVQADNVQQDVTIVPLTIPLTVGPGTIGALLVMGISQPHWDDKLTAIMSIALASFTVGVVLYLSNRIERILGDQGLQIVSRLMGLFVCALAAQIIFTGVKGYLVP; from the coding sequence ATGCTCCATGTGTTGTTCAGCGTTTACCTGAAGATGCTGGTGCTCTATAGCCCGTTCTTCGTGCTGTCCTGCTTTATCAGCCTGACCCGCGGTTATTCGCGTAAGGAGCAACGGCGCCTGGCGTGGAAAGTGGCATTGGCGACGCTGGTCTCCAGTGTCTTGCTGTATTTGTTCGGGCGGGTGATTTTCGATGTGTTCGGCATCACCGTGGATGCATTCCGCATTGGCGCCGGCAGTGTGCTGTTCATTTCGGCACTGGGCATGGCGCAGGGTAAGCCGGCGGTGCAGGCCGACAACGTGCAGCAGGACGTCACCATCGTGCCGCTGACCATTCCGCTGACCGTCGGCCCGGGCACCATCGGTGCCTTGCTGGTGATGGGTATCAGCCAGCCGCATTGGGATGACAAACTCACCGCGATCATGAGTATTGCGCTGGCCAGTTTCACCGTAGGTGTGGTGCTGTATCTGTCGAATCGCATCGAGCGGATTCTGGGTGATCAGGGGTTGCAGATCGTCAGCCGTTTGATGGGTTTGTTCGTCTGCGCCCTGGCGGCGCAGATCATTTTTACCGGGGTCAAAGGTTATCTGGTGCCCTGA
- a CDS encoding hybrid sensor histidine kinase/response regulator — translation MRWLRIAISFTVTLLTLLCMLPAQAAQGSGWSVLLDDQGNLQLSDIRSARYTNQFSPIDLDRLTASEPDGALWLRFRLAPGKHEQVLRIFAPDLSKLSLYVLDGDKLIEQRNTGTDQPQAERPLPSSDLMLPLPLSDKPLDVYLRLVSDHQLRPHVTLQSAVMSAANHNQTLVFGLLFGCLGMLLLHNLVRYAYSRSRSSLWLAVCEGLLGLSLLLLLNLAGPWLPNWHAVQTPGAYLALLLTAPAGLMFAYRFFAPLGPHPLNKLLIGDILFIVTCSLLLLFVNTLPLNIITYALVALAGLSMLFVAFYHWQKGYRPARLFVAAMVVFNIGTLIILPALLGLTLVSPQGLIMTLMAFICISGLLMSIALGERQRSITESRFSVSRDLAASNAEINAKAEFLAKISHEIRTPMNGVLGMTELLLGTPLSVKQRDYVQTIHSAGNELLTLINEILDISKLESGQIELDDVQFDLNALIDDCLSIYRAKAEQQNVELISFIQPQVPRVISGDPTRLRQTLLSLLENALKKTDEGEVLIVVALDERSSKPRLRIAVQDSGAPMEQEERDALMHAELHSKHFLSANRLGGNLGLVIARQLIRLMQGEFGIKSGASQGSTLWLTLPLDPDRLEHPTSDLDSPLQGARVLVVDDNDTCRKVLVQQCSAWGLNVSAVPSGKEALALLRTKAHLRDYFDVVLLDQNMPGMTGMQLAAKIKEDPSLNHDILLIMLTGISNAPSKIIARNSGIKRILAKPVAGYTLKTTLADELNQRNKGQVVFQPQVVSPATAAKVPSDFRILVAEDNTISTKVIRGMLGKLNLQPDTAANGEEALQAMKAQRYDLVLMDCEMPILDGFSATQQLRAWEVSNQRIRTPIVALTAHILAEHKERARQAGMDGHMSKPVELSQLRELIEHWVAQRDQQNRATTPAS, via the coding sequence GTGCGCTGGCTCAGGATTGCCATAAGCTTCACCGTCACGTTGCTGACCTTGCTCTGCATGCTCCCGGCCCAGGCCGCACAAGGCAGTGGCTGGTCGGTATTGCTTGACGATCAGGGCAATCTGCAACTGAGCGATATCCGCTCCGCTCGCTACACCAATCAATTCAGCCCCATCGACCTTGATCGCCTCACCGCGTCCGAGCCCGATGGCGCCTTGTGGCTGCGTTTCCGCCTGGCGCCGGGCAAGCACGAACAAGTGCTGCGCATCTTCGCCCCTGACCTGTCAAAGCTCAGCCTCTATGTGCTCGACGGTGACAAGCTGATCGAACAACGCAACACCGGCACAGATCAGCCACAGGCCGAACGGCCGTTGCCGAGCAGCGACTTAATGCTGCCACTGCCGCTGAGCGACAAACCTCTCGACGTCTATCTGCGTCTGGTCTCCGACCATCAGTTGCGCCCGCATGTCACTCTGCAATCGGCGGTGATGAGCGCGGCCAACCACAATCAGACGCTGGTCTTCGGTTTACTGTTCGGCTGTCTCGGCATGCTGCTGTTGCACAACCTGGTGCGCTACGCCTATTCCCGTTCGCGTAGCAGTTTGTGGCTGGCGGTCTGCGAAGGCCTGCTTGGGCTGAGCCTGTTGCTGCTGCTCAATCTCGCCGGGCCCTGGCTGCCGAACTGGCATGCGGTGCAGACGCCGGGCGCCTATCTGGCACTGTTGCTGACCGCTCCAGCGGGGTTGATGTTCGCCTATCGCTTCTTCGCTCCGCTCGGCCCGCACCCGCTGAACAAACTGTTGATTGGCGACATCCTGTTTATCGTGACCTGCAGCCTGTTGCTGCTGTTCGTCAACACCCTGCCGCTGAACATCATCACCTATGCCCTGGTGGCGCTGGCCGGCCTGAGCATGTTGTTCGTCGCGTTCTATCACTGGCAGAAGGGTTACCGACCGGCGCGCTTGTTCGTCGCCGCGATGGTGGTGTTCAACATTGGCACGCTGATCATTCTTCCCGCCTTGCTGGGACTGACGCTGGTGTCGCCGCAAGGCTTGATCATGACCCTGATGGCATTCATCTGCATCAGCGGCCTGTTGATGAGCATTGCTCTGGGTGAACGTCAGCGCAGCATCACTGAAAGCCGTTTCAGCGTCAGCCGCGACCTCGCCGCGAGCAATGCCGAGATCAACGCCAAAGCCGAGTTCCTTGCCAAGATCAGCCACGAAATCCGCACGCCCATGAACGGCGTGCTGGGCATGACCGAATTGCTGCTGGGCACGCCGCTGTCGGTCAAGCAACGCGACTACGTGCAGACCATCCACAGCGCTGGCAACGAACTGCTGACGCTGATCAACGAGATCCTCGACATCTCCAAGCTCGAATCCGGCCAGATCGAACTGGACGACGTGCAGTTCGACCTTAATGCCCTGATCGATGACTGCCTGAGCATCTACCGCGCCAAGGCCGAACAACAGAACGTCGAGCTGATCAGCTTTATCCAGCCGCAAGTGCCGCGTGTAATCAGCGGCGACCCGACACGCCTGCGCCAGACCCTACTGAGCCTGCTGGAAAACGCCCTGAAGAAAACCGACGAAGGCGAAGTGCTGATCGTCGTCGCGCTCGACGAACGCAGCAGCAAGCCACGCCTGCGCATCGCCGTGCAGGACAGTGGCGCGCCGATGGAGCAGGAAGAACGCGACGCGCTGATGCACGCCGAACTGCACAGCAAGCACTTCCTCTCGGCGAATCGCTTGGGCGGCAATCTCGGGCTGGTCATCGCGCGACAACTGATTCGTTTGATGCAGGGCGAATTCGGCATCAAGAGTGGCGCCAGTCAGGGCAGCACCTTGTGGCTGACCCTGCCACTGGATCCCGATCGCCTCGAACACCCGACCTCCGATCTCGACAGTCCGCTGCAAGGCGCGCGGGTGCTGGTGGTCGACGACAACGACACCTGCCGCAAAGTGCTGGTCCAGCAATGCAGTGCGTGGGGGCTGAATGTCAGCGCCGTTCCTTCCGGCAAGGAAGCGTTGGCCTTGCTGCGAACCAAAGCGCACCTGCGTGATTACTTTGATGTGGTGCTGCTCGATCAGAACATGCCGGGCATGACCGGCATGCAGCTTGCGGCCAAGATCAAGGAAGACCCGAGTCTGAACCACGACATCCTGCTGATCATGCTCACCGGCATCAGCAATGCGCCGAGCAAGATCATCGCGCGCAACTCGGGGATCAAACGCATCCTCGCCAAACCGGTGGCCGGCTACACGCTCAAGACTACGCTGGCCGACGAACTCAACCAGCGCAACAAAGGTCAGGTGGTATTCCAGCCGCAAGTGGTCAGCCCGGCCACGGCGGCCAAAGTGCCTAGCGATTTCCGCATCCTCGTCGCCGAAGACAACACGATTTCGACCAAAGTGATTCGCGGCATGCTCGGCAAGCTCAACCTGCAACCGGACACCGCCGCCAACGGCGAAGAAGCGCTGCAGGCGATGAAAGCGCAGCGTTACGACCTGGTGCTGATGGACTGCGAAATGCCGATCCTCGACGGTTTCTCGGCGACCCAGCAGTTGCGCGCCTGGGAAGTCAGCAACCAACGCATTCGCACGCCGATCGTGGCGTTGACGGCGCACATTCTCGCCGAACACAAGGAGCGCGCGCGGCAGGCCGGGATGGATGGGCACATGTCCAAGCCGGTCGAGTTGTCGCAATTGCGCGAGCTGATCGAACACTGGGTAGCCCAGCGTGATCAGCAAAACCGTGCCACGACGCCTGCCTCCTGA